From Maridesulfovibrio ferrireducens:
ATATGTTTACAACGTTCTGAACTTCACTGAACCCAAAACCTTTGTCCTTTGCTTCGGTATAGCGCTTATCGGGTTCTACTTTGCACGCGGGTTCATGAATCTGGGATACACCTACCTTATTCAAAAATTCTCTCAAGGCGTATTCCGTTCAATTTCAACAAAGCTGTTCTCCAACTATATGCATATCAAATATCAAGATATGATGAAGAGGAATACTTCCGACCTGACCAAAAACCTTGTTTCCGAAGCACAATATGCAGGAGGTTACTACTACTCCCTCCTGCTGGTTATCTCAGAAGTATTTGTTACGACATTTCTGTATGCGACTCTCTTAGTTGTAAACTACAAAATAACTTTAGCAATCACAGTTTTTCTAGGAATAATGGTTCTTTTTCTAATCAAAACAGTCTCAACATTAATTAAAAAAGAAGGACTTAAGCGTAACGATTTCCAACAAGTTTTCTACAGAGTCATTAATGAATCTTTTGGAAATTTGAAGTTCATCAAACTTCTTTCCTGCGAAGATTCCACTATCAAATCTCTGGACAAAGCAGGCGACGGACTGACAAAAGCCACAATAATGAACGCCACCTATAATACAATTCCTCGCCTTTCGCTTGAATGCATCGGGTTTTCTTTACTCATTGCCGCCATTGTCTGTGCCATCCATTACAATATGGAAGTACAACAAATTATTCCAATTCTCTCGCTTTATGCTCTGGCAATGTACCGTTTACTTCCGTCTGTGAACAGGATCCTAAGCGGATATAACAACATGATTTACTTTAATAAAACGCTAGAACTTGTGCTTGCGGACTACCAGATAGACACACATAAACTAGGATCTGCGCCTCTCACATATAATAAAAATATTACGCTAAACAACCTATCATTCAAGTATGATGAAAATATCATACTGGAAAATATTAATCTCACCATTAAAAAAGGTGAGAAGATTGCATTTATAGGTGAAAGCGGCGCGGGAAAAAGCACTTTAGCCGACATCGTTATCGGGATGTATACGTCTTTTTCCGGAAAATTCGCAGTTGACGATATACCTCTGACAGAGAAGAATCTTCTTTCATGGCGGGTAAAAATTGGGTATATCCCGCAATCCATCTACTTATTCGACTCAACAGTTGCGCAAAATGTAACTTTTGGACGAGCATATGATGAAGAAAAAGTTAAAAACGCGCTGGATAAGGCTGAATTGACCACGTTCCTTAATAAGCACAACGGAATCAATACGCAGGTGGGTGAAAACGGAGCCCAGCTATCCGGGGGACAAAAACAAAGAATAGCTATTGCCAGAGCTTTATACGGAGAACCTGATGTTCTGGTTCTGGATGAAGCAACCTCGGCGTTGGATAAAGAGACGGAAGGAAAAATTATGCAACGTATTTTCAAAGTAAGTGAAGACAAGACTCTGATAATAATCGCGCACAGACTTTCGACAATAAAACAGTGCGACAAAGTATATAAAATCGACAATAAAGGCATCAGCCTTGTCACAACATAGAACCCTATTTCTTAAGGAGCAATAATGTTTAATAATAAAAGTATCCTGATCACTGGCGGAACCGGATCTTTCGGACATAAATGTACTGAAATGCTTTTAAAGAAGTTCTCTCCCAAAAGAGTCATTATCTACAGCCGTGACGAATTTAAACAGTATGAAATGGCACGTAAATTTTCTGCTAAAGAGTTCCCATGCATGCGTTATTTCATCGGCGACGTAAGGGATAAAGAAAGACTGTACCGTGCATTTAAAGGCGTAGACTACGTCATTCATGCCGCTGCCATGAAGCAGGTTCCTGCATCGGAATATAACCCCTTTGAAGCGATCAAGACAAACGTCCTCGGTGCACAAAACATCATCAACACCGCTATTGATGTGGGTGTTAAAAAAGTTATTGCACTCAGCACCGACAAAGCCGTAAGTCCCGCAAATCTTTACGGAGCTACAAAACTTTGCTCTGATAAACTTTTTGTAGCAGGCAATCTCTACGCAGGTGCCGGCGAAACCCAATTCAGTGTAGTTCGTTACGGTAACGTCGTCGGAAGTCGCGGAAGTGTTATTCCTTTATTCCTTAAACAAAAAGAAACCGGAACCCTGACCATTACAGACCCCCGCATGACCCGTTTCTGGATAACTCTTGAACAATCCGTAAACTTTGTTCTTGATGGGTTTGAAAGAATGGTAGGCGGAGAAATTTTCGTACAGAAAATCCCCAGTATGAACATGGTCGACCTTGCCAAAGCAATGGGTCCTGATTGCGAAATTAAACATATCGGAATCCGCCCCGGCGAAAAGCTTCATGAAGTAATGATCTCAGCTGACGACTCAAGAAATACATCAGAGTTTGATAATTACTATGTAATTAAACCTGACTCTGAATTCATGAAGACCAAATATAATCAGATTGGTGGAAAACCGGTTCAAGAAGAATTTGTATACAGTTCGGATAAAAACACTGAATGGATTGATGGCGAAGACCTTTTGAAGATGATCTCCACCCTTCAGATTGAAAAATAGAGAAAAATTATGGGTAATCCCAAAAAAATACCTTATGGATGTCAATCTATAGACGAACACGACTTGAAGGCTGTTGCTGACGCCCTAACTTCCGGATGGCTCACCACCGGCCCCAAAGTCTCTGAGTTCGAACAGGCCATTGCCAAGCTCTCCAATGTTGCGCATGGAGTTGCAGTGAACAGCGGAACAGCCGCTCTGCACGCCGCGATGTATGCCTTTGAAGTCAAAGAAGGAGACGAAGTCATTGTTCCTCCTATGACATTTGCAGCTTCGGCAAACTGCGTTGCATATATGGGCGCAACTCCGATCTTCGCCGACGTCGACCCGGATACACTGCTGATCTCTCCTGAAAAAGTTGAACAACTCATAACTCCGAAGACCAAAGGGATTATTGCCGTAGACTATGCTGGTCAGCCCTGCGATTATGACGCGCTTAGAACGATTGCAGACAAACACGGCCTATTCCTCGCTGCCGATGCCTGTCATAGCATCGGAGGCAACCTGAACGGAAAAATGGTCGGATCTCTTGCGGACATTTCACTCTATAGCTTCCACCCGGTTAAACACATGACCACGGGCGAAGGCGGAATGGCCGTTACCGATAATCCAGAATATGACAGACGCATGCGCATTTTCCGCAATCATGGAATAACAGCTGATTTCAGACAACGGGACGGCTGGTTCTATGAGATGGAAGACCTCGGGTTCAACTACAGACTGACAGATTTCCAGTGTGCACTGGGACTCAGTCAGCTCGAAAAGCTTGAACAATGGATAGAAAGAAGACGTGAAATAGCAGACCTCTATGCTCACGAATTTGCTGAAATAAAAGAGTTAGCTCCTTTAGGCCTCAGACCCGGAGCCCATCACGCTTATCATCTGTACGTGATCAGACTAAAAGGCTCTGACTGCGCTCCTAAACGCAAGGCATTGTTTGACTATCTTCGTGAAAACGGCCTTGGAGTTCAGGTTCACTATATTCCGGTACATATGCACCCGTACTACCAAAAAACATTCGGTACCCATGAAGGCATGTGCCCGGTTGCAGAAGAAGCTTACAACGGAATCATTTCGTTACCGATGTTTCCATTGATGGAAGACGCTGATGTTCGGTCAGTCACTTCAACAATTAAAACCTTTCTTGCAGGAAATCTCTAATTATGAATGTAGCCATTATACCAGCTCGTGGTGGAAGCAAGCGTATTAAAAATAAGAATGTTAAAATGTTTTCCGGCAATCCCATTATGCACTACTCAATTAAAGCTGCAATCGACAGCAAGCTATTTGACCAAGTTATTGTGTCTACCGACTCTGAGCTTATTGCAAATACAGCTAAAGATTTAGGAGCATCCGTTCCTTTTATGCGACCAGCCGAATTATCTGATGATCACACGGCAACAGCTCCAGTTATCACCCATACACTTGAATGGCTCTTGAAAAACGGCTTCAATCCAGAATTCGCCTGCTGTATATATGCAACAGCTCCTTTTGTCAGAACCACAGACCTGATTGAGGGCTTTAAACTTGTAAAAGAGGGAAAAACTTCATCATCCTTTGCTGTCACATCTTTTCCATTTCCGATTCAAAGAGCATTAAAAATAACATCTGACGATCAGCTTGAAATGTTTTGGCCCGAACATGAGAACACTCGGTCACAGGACTTACCCGAAGCATACCACGATGCAGGGCAATTTTACTGGATAAATTGCCAAAGCTTTATAAAAGAACCAAGATTTTATACTAATGAGTCACGCCCTGTTATTCTTCCTAGACATCTAGTGCAGGATATTGACACTCTTGAGGATTGGGAAACAGCTGAGTTTATGTATAAACTTTTAAACCGCTAACAAAACAAATCTCAAAAGGTAAATATGACTGTTTCTCTTAAAGATGAAAACTTAATAATCCGGGCCGACGCAAATCCTAACATCGGCATAGGACATGTCATGCGTTGCCTTGCTCTTGCACAGGAGTGGGTTAAGAGAGGCGGGAAAGCCATTCTTGTCGGGAATATTGAGAGTAAAGAATTAATTAAAAAAATTAACGAATTTCAAGTCGACTTTCTACCCTTGCAACAATCATATCCTGATTCAGATTCTGATATGACTCTGCTATTAAAAGAAGCGAGAAAATCACCTTCAAAAAGCTGGATTATTCTAGATGGTTATTTTTTTGATTCTGCTTACCAAAAACAGCTTTATACGCATTTTAAAAAAATAATTTTAGTAGACGATTACAATCACTTGGAGAAATACTTCGCGTCAATAATTCTGAATCAAAATCTTGGTTCTGAAGATATCAAATACAAAACAAACGAAAATTCTATAGTCTTAGCTGGCGCTAAATACGCAATGCTCAGAGATGAGTTTAGACAAAAAGTGCAATGTAAAAAGGAAACACAAGATCTTAAACCTCAAATATTAATAAGTATGGGAGGAGCTGATATTGATAACATCTCGCTTAAGGTCCTTACTGCTTTACAATATTTCTCAGACAAAATTAAAATAATATTAGTCGTTGGCCCTGCTAACCCACATACTAAAGCACTTAATACTTATGCGGAAAAACACGCAAATACACTTCGCATAAAATCAAATGTTAACAATATGGCAAAGCTAATTAGAGAAGCAAATGTCGTAATTAGTGCAGGAGGATCTTCATGCTTTGAATTCTGCTCACAAGGCAAACCAATAATCACAATAATCACTGCAAATAATCAAACGGGCCTTGCTACAGCATTAGAAAAAGCAGGAGTATCAATAAATATCGGTAAATTTGATGCTTCCTCTAAACTAAGAATAATTGAATCTTTGAAACTTTTTTTTACAACGCCAGACCTTTATACATCTATGGGACAAAAAGCAAAAAAGATTGTCGACGGCAAAGGAACAGAAAGAATAATCGACGCAATAACAATTCAGTCAGGAAAAATATCATGAAAAAATGGCAAGGCCTTATATATCCAGATATTAATCTTATTCGCTTTTTTTATAAAAATAGACTTCATACCGAAAAAGGAAATGTTCTTGAAATTGGATGCGGTCATGGTAACAATCTTAGACTTTTCGCCGAAAATGGCTGGAATGTGACCGGTACAGATATTTGCAGCAACTCCATTGCTGCAGCCAAAAGCAACTTTGAGCAAT
This genomic window contains:
- a CDS encoding ABC transporter ATP-binding protein, whose protein sequence is MFKTIITILNESQRKKMITLVFISIIISCIETVGISAILPFITLANDFNLVHSNEYYRYVYNVLNFTEPKTFVLCFGIALIGFYFARGFMNLGYTYLIQKFSQGVFRSISTKLFSNYMHIKYQDMMKRNTSDLTKNLVSEAQYAGGYYYSLLLVISEVFVTTFLYATLLVVNYKITLAITVFLGIMVLFLIKTVSTLIKKEGLKRNDFQQVFYRVINESFGNLKFIKLLSCEDSTIKSLDKAGDGLTKATIMNATYNTIPRLSLECIGFSLLIAAIVCAIHYNMEVQQIIPILSLYALAMYRLLPSVNRILSGYNNMIYFNKTLELVLADYQIDTHKLGSAPLTYNKNITLNNLSFKYDENIILENINLTIKKGEKIAFIGESGAGKSTLADIVIGMYTSFSGKFAVDDIPLTEKNLLSWRVKIGYIPQSIYLFDSTVAQNVTFGRAYDEEKVKNALDKAELTTFLNKHNGINTQVGENGAQLSGGQKQRIAIARALYGEPDVLVLDEATSALDKETEGKIMQRIFKVSEDKTLIIIAHRLSTIKQCDKVYKIDNKGISLVTT
- the pseB gene encoding UDP-N-acetylglucosamine 4,6-dehydratase (inverting), whose translation is MFNNKSILITGGTGSFGHKCTEMLLKKFSPKRVIIYSRDEFKQYEMARKFSAKEFPCMRYFIGDVRDKERLYRAFKGVDYVIHAAAMKQVPASEYNPFEAIKTNVLGAQNIINTAIDVGVKKVIALSTDKAVSPANLYGATKLCSDKLFVAGNLYAGAGETQFSVVRYGNVVGSRGSVIPLFLKQKETGTLTITDPRMTRFWITLEQSVNFVLDGFERMVGGEIFVQKIPSMNMVDLAKAMGPDCEIKHIGIRPGEKLHEVMISADDSRNTSEFDNYYVIKPDSEFMKTKYNQIGGKPVQEEFVYSSDKNTEWIDGEDLLKMISTLQIEK
- the pseC gene encoding UDP-4-amino-4,6-dideoxy-N-acetyl-beta-L-altrosamine transaminase, coding for MGNPKKIPYGCQSIDEHDLKAVADALTSGWLTTGPKVSEFEQAIAKLSNVAHGVAVNSGTAALHAAMYAFEVKEGDEVIVPPMTFAASANCVAYMGATPIFADVDPDTLLISPEKVEQLITPKTKGIIAVDYAGQPCDYDALRTIADKHGLFLAADACHSIGGNLNGKMVGSLADISLYSFHPVKHMTTGEGGMAVTDNPEYDRRMRIFRNHGITADFRQRDGWFYEMEDLGFNYRLTDFQCALGLSQLEKLEQWIERRREIADLYAHEFAEIKELAPLGLRPGAHHAYHLYVIRLKGSDCAPKRKALFDYLRENGLGVQVHYIPVHMHPYYQKTFGTHEGMCPVAEEAYNGIISLPMFPLMEDADVRSVTSTIKTFLAGNL
- the pseF gene encoding pseudaminic acid cytidylyltransferase, giving the protein MNVAIIPARGGSKRIKNKNVKMFSGNPIMHYSIKAAIDSKLFDQVIVSTDSELIANTAKDLGASVPFMRPAELSDDHTATAPVITHTLEWLLKNGFNPEFACCIYATAPFVRTTDLIEGFKLVKEGKTSSSFAVTSFPFPIQRALKITSDDQLEMFWPEHENTRSQDLPEAYHDAGQFYWINCQSFIKEPRFYTNESRPVILPRHLVQDIDTLEDWETAEFMYKLLNR
- the pseG gene encoding UDP-2,4-diacetamido-2,4,6-trideoxy-beta-L-altropyranose hydrolase, which codes for MTVSLKDENLIIRADANPNIGIGHVMRCLALAQEWVKRGGKAILVGNIESKELIKKINEFQVDFLPLQQSYPDSDSDMTLLLKEARKSPSKSWIILDGYFFDSAYQKQLYTHFKKIILVDDYNHLEKYFASIILNQNLGSEDIKYKTNENSIVLAGAKYAMLRDEFRQKVQCKKETQDLKPQILISMGGADIDNISLKVLTALQYFSDKIKIILVVGPANPHTKALNTYAEKHANTLRIKSNVNNMAKLIREANVVISAGGSSCFEFCSQGKPIITIITANNQTGLATALEKAGVSINIGKFDASSKLRIIESLKLFFTTPDLYTSMGQKAKKIVDGKGTERIIDAITIQSGKIS